Below is a window of Geomonas oryzisoli DNA.
AGGACGCCGCCTTCTCCGAGCTCGCCACCGCGATCCGCGCCGTCGCCGCCGGCGAGACCTACCTGCCCGCGCGGGTGACCACGCTGCTGATCAAGGAATACCTGCAGCGGATTCCCGAGGATGTACCCGCCACCTATGAGAACCTCTCGACGCGGGAGAGGGAAATCCTGCAGCTGATCGCCAACGGCTCCAACGCCAAGGAAATCGCCTTCGCCTTCGGCGTCAGCGTCAAAACCGTGGAAAACCAGCGCCACAGCATCATGAAGAAGCTCGATCTCTTCAGCGTCGCGGAGCTGACCAAGTATGCGGTGCGCCAGGGGTTGACCTCTTTGAAGTGATGACAGCCCGCCTCGGGCGGGCATGTGATATGCCGCAGTGGGAGCTGCCGATTGACCTATTTATTTGCGGGGGCAGTTAAACGCATACTGGCGTCGTCTGAGTAACAGAAGCGCGTCAGGAGCAGGAAATGCCCACGAACACCGAACCGGAACAGGTCCGGGAAAACAGCACGTCCGAACCAGAGAATCTCGTCGATCTCAGTGCAGCTCAACCGGAGGAGGTGCGTGACTCCGTCGATGCCGCGGGCGGGCAGCCCGGCGACGCTTCCTGCGGCACCCAGCCGTTGGTCCCCGCTTTTTCCATCTGCCTGGCGAGGAAACGTTCCTGCCCCTACGCCATGTCGTTCGGCCACCAGTACCTGTGCCGCCACCCCGACCACGCCAAGTTCCTGGTTCCTTCCCCCAAACATAAAAAATAACCTCCCCGCGCCTTCCTCCGCTGTTCCCGTCCCTCCCTGCTTGACACCACAGCAGCTCCCTATAAACTTGTCGAGTTTGTAAATTAACAAAATCTAATAATATTCACATCTCTCCTGTCAGCGCCCCATCGATCGCCAGCAGAGCGACCGCAGTCACCATGCAACCTGCACCTTCGAGGCACAAGAGCATCGCTCAGGAGGTACGTCATGAAACCGAGTACGAAAGAGCAAGGCAAAGGGAAAATGCATGAGTTGAAAGGACAGGTAAAAGAAACGGCTGGAAAGGCCACCCGCAACGTTTCAATGGAGCAACAGGGCAGGGGGGAAAAGATCACCGGCAAGGTCGAGAAGAACGTCGGTAAGGCGGAGAAAAAACTGGAGAAATAGTGCCGCACCTGGCCTGCCACCGGGTGGAAACCACGCTGAAGAAGGTGTCTTCGCGGCAGTTTCCGCGATGCCCCGGTGGTGGCTGCGGTCGCTCTGCTGGTGATCGCGGCGCTATGGGAGTGAAACCGGACGGTCGGTCAAAGAGGAGGTGTCTTACATGCCCTTGGTACACGTAGTACTGGTGCTGATCGTGGTCGGGGTCCTGCTGTGGCTGGTGAACACCTACATCCCCATGGCCGGATCGATCAAGTCGATACTGAACGCGGTCGTCGTCATCGTGGTAGTGCTCTGGCTTTTGAACGTTTTCGGACTCATGGGCAACCTGACGAAACTCAGGGTGGGGAAGTGACAACAGGCACGAGGGGGCTCCCGCAGGCATGGGAAGGCTTCCAAAGGAGGCAGAGATGCTTTGGACCATCGTAGTGATACTTCTGGTACTGTGGCTGCTTGGGCTGGTGACGAGCTACACCCTGGGTGGATTCATTCACCTGCTGCTGGTTATTGCCATCATCATCGTTATACTGAACCTGATACAGGGACGCAGGCCACTGTGATCAGTGGCGTTGCCGCAAGACAGGGCCGGGGCACGCCCCCGACTCGAACCGGTGCAAAGGGGGATCGCCAGTGAAAATCATGTTGACCGCAGTCGCAGTTCTTGTCGCATTGCCGGCCTTTGCCGCCGGTCCGGCCGATCCGGCCCAGGGCGGGATGCCGCAGATGGCGGACGCCGTGCCGGGTTCCCCGGGGTACATCATGAAGAGGCCCGTGGGACGCCAGATGATGCGCTCCCCGCAGCACCTGCTGATGATGGCGTATCACAGAAACGTCGCCAACTTCGCCCGTCTCCTCGCCACGGCAGCGGACGAAGGGACTACGGTTTCGCCGCAACTGGCACGGGCGGCGGTGGCGGAGATGCGGCGCAGCGTCGAGGAGATGGAGAAGTATCGTTCCGCCGTAGTGGGTGAGGTGCCACCCGATCGGCAGCGCATGATGGACGAGCACCTGGTACAGGTGAAGACCCACCTGAGGGCGCTGGAAGAGCTGGTGCGGCAGGACCGCATCGACTCGGACCAGGTGAAGCTGCATGTCGAGCCGATGCTGGCCGGCTGCGGTGCGCCGGGCTGCGCCCCCGGGAGAGGCGCCGGAGCCGGGTGGCGCGGCGGCTTTCCCGGACACGGTATGATGATGGAGAGCATGCTGCAGAAGGTAAAGGGACAGGATGCCGAGCTCGCGGCGCCGGTGCGCGAGATGGAGCAGGCCCCGCGTGAGAAAAAGGTGGACCTGCTCGCCGAGATCGTTGCCAGGATGGTACGGCAACGGGCCGAGATGACGCAGGAGATGGAGCGCAACCATCGGGAAATGATGCGCAGGATGGGGCCGATGCCGCCGGAACAGATGGATCGCCCCGACGATGACGATGACGACGACCACGGCTGGAACAACGACGAGGACGAAGACGAGGATTGACCGGTAACGGTGCGGCGCGTGCCGTACCGGACACGAGACACTAAGAGGCCGGCGCCTGGGAAGTTTTTCCAGCGCCGGCCTCTTTTTTTACCCTCCACCGGGGCGCATATTTTAGAGCTGTTTGGCCTGCATCCGGCCCCGCGGGTTGTGCAGGAAGTTCGCGTTTTCCTTGAGCAGAGCCGTCATCTTCTGCACCGGCACGGGGCGGCTGAAATAGTACCCCTGCGCCTCCTCGCTCCCCTCGGCCTGCAGCCAGGCGAGCTGCGAGGCGTTTTCCACCCCCTCGGCGATCACCTTGAGCTGCATGCTGCGCCCGATGCTGATCACCGCCCGGACCACGGCCGCATTGTCGTTGTCCCGGGCGATGTTGCGGATGAAGGACTGGTCGATCTTGAGCTTGTCCACCGGCAGTTTTTTCAGATAGCTGAGGCTGGAATAACCGGTGCCGAAATCGTCGATGGAGAGCTGGAGCCCGAGCGCCTTCATGGCCGCCATGCTCCCCAGCACCCGCTGCGGGTCGCTCATGATGGTCGCCTCGGTGAGTTCCAGTTCCAGGGACTCCGGGGGGATCCCGGTTTCCAGCAGCGAAGCCTCGATGGTCTCCTCGAAGTCGCGGTGCTGGAAGAAGCTCGCCGAGAGGTTGACCGCGGCGGACACCTGCCCCAGTCCCTGCTGCTGCCATTGCCGGAGCTGGCGGCACACCGTCGGGATGATCCACTTGCTGATCTGGTGCAGAAGGCCGCTCTCCTCGGCGATCTGGATGAAATGCTCCGGCATGATCAGGCCGCGTACCGGGTGCTGCCAGCGGATCAGGGCCTCCATGCTGCGGAAATGGCCGGTGGCGAGGTCCACCTTGGGCTGGTAGTGCAGCACGAATTCCTCATGTTCCAGTGCGTGGCGCAACTCGGCTTCCAGGGCGAAGCGTTCGTGCGCCATCTCGTTCAGCTTGTGGGTGAAGAACTGGAAGTTGTTTCCGCCACATTTCTTGGCGTGGTACATGGCGATGTCGGCGTGCTTCAAAAGGGCCAGGTAATCTTTGCCGTCCTCGGGGTAGAGGCTGATGCCGATGCTGGGGGTCACGACTACGTTGGTTCCCTGCAACGGGAACCCGGCGTTGACGATCTTCTCAGCCACGACGCTGGTTTGGTTTGCCCCGCAGTCCCAGAGCACCACCACGAACTCGTCGCCGCCCAACCGGGCCACCACGTCACAGGAGCGGGTGCAGTCACCAAGCTTGCGTGCTACCGATTGCAGCAGCCGGTCCCCCACGTCGTGCCCCATGGAATCGTTGATCTGCTTGAACCCGTCGATGTCCAGGAACAAAAGGGCCACGCTGGTCCGCGTTTTCTGGGCCACCCTGAGGACGTCCTCGATCCTCGCGTAGAGGGTGCTGCGGTTGGGCAGCTTGGTGAGCGGGTCGTGGTGGGCGAGGAAGAAGATGTTCTCCTCGGCGCGCTTGATCTCGGTGATGTCGAGGATGAAGCCGTCCAGGCGCGAGATGGTGACCCGGTTCCCCTTGCGGGTGCGCTGCACCGCGCAGTTGTTGAGGATCCAGCGTATCGAGCCGTCCTTGTGCACGATCCGGTGCCGGATCGGGTCCTGGTCTTCGCCGGCGAAGATGCTGTTCAGGAACTGGACCACCTGGTTGCGGTCCTCCTCGTGGATCATGGTGAACCACAAGAGGGGATCCCGGTAGTACTCCTCCGGACTGTAGCCGGTGATGTCCAGGCACTTGGGGCTGTGGTAGACGGACTTGATGTCTCCGTCCTCGAAACGGACGCTGTAGACGTACTCGTTGATGTTGCTCACGATGGTGCGGCACTGCTCTTCGCTCTTCAGCAGTGCGTCTTCGGCGTTCTTGCGGACGGTGATGTCCCGGATGTTGAACTGCAGCACCTTGCTCCGGTCGATGCGGTAGCCGGTGACGACAACCTCTACGATCAAGCTGCGGCCGTCGCGGGTGACCAGGCGCAGGTCGTCGTTGTGCAGGTAATCGCGGTGCTGGAGCACGGCGAACTCGGTTTCGCCGGCCGCCATTGTCGACAGCGGCGGGACTTCCCAGAGTAGCCTCCCCACCAACTCTTCCCGCGGGTATCCCAGCATCTCGATGAGGAACGGATTGACATCGTAGATCTCGCCGGTCATGGCATCGACGAGCATGATGCCGTCCTTGGCTGCCTCGAACAGACCCCGATAGCGCGCCTCGGAGATCTGCAGCGCCTTGGCGGCCCTTTCGCTTTCGGTGATACCGATCAGGGCGAGCCTGATCTCGGAGCCGTCGCGACAGGGAAGCGCTTCGATCCTCAGCTGTTGCAGGGCGTTGCCGGCATCGGACAGGAGTGCGTTGCAGGAGCTTCTCTGGTTGGAGGCGAGCAGGCGTTCGAAAAACTCGGCCAGGGGAGGGCGCGAGCTCTCGCTGAACAGGTCGGCGAAGTTACGCCCGAGGAGGAAGGCCCGCTCCACCCCGAGCATCTCCGCCCCGGTAAGGTTGACGGCGTGGATCACCCCGAAACGGTCCAGGGTGAGGTGGGCAACCGGCGCGTTCTCATAAAGGTCGGTGTACAGCTTGAGTTCTGCGGCAAGATCTTTGCCGGGAAGGCGCGCCGCCTTGGCGACCTTTTTCGAGCTGCTCTTTTCGGAACGAATCCTGGGGCTGCTCTTCGTCCCTACTGCTCCGCTCATGGGCTCCTCCGTGTTTTCGGCCAAATGAGTTGTGGGGCTACTGTCGGTGCTGTGATTTCGAACCATTGCCAGGGCGCCGCCGGCGGCACTTCTAATTGGACCGCCCGGCCGGCGTTTATTATGATAAAAATGATAAGGGAAAAGGAGCAAAAGTGCACCGGGAATTATCGAAACGAAGCTTCATTCATCCCCCTCAATGGGCGGTATTTCAGCATGTTGCCGGGGACGGCAGCTAAAACGGGACGCGCCGCATGATCGATGACCTGGAAGTGTTGCCTGATACCGAGGAAAACCGGCTGCTTGCGGCGAGGGTGCATCCTAAGGGGTGGCAGAACCCGGAGCCGTCGGGTCGTTACAACCTGGTGGTCGTTGGTGCCGGGACCGCGGGGCTGGTCTGCGCTGCGGGCGCCGCCGGGCTGGGGGCACGGGTCGCCCTCATCGAGCGAGGCTATCTGGGCGGCGACTGCCTGAACGTCGGCTGCGTTCCTTCCAAGGGGCTCCTGCATGCCGCCCGCGCCGTCTTCGATGCCCGCTCCGGCGCCGCCTTCGGAGCCGGTGCGGGCGAGGGGGGTGACCCTGATTTCGGCGCGGCCATGGAGCGGATGCGGCGCCTGCGGGCGGATATCGGACGGCACGACGCGGCGCTGCGCTTCCGGGACGAGCTTGGCGTCGACGTCTTCTTCGGAGCTGCGCGCTTCATCGCGGCGGATCGCGTCGAGGTGGCCGGCGCTGAGCTAAGTTTCGCCCGTGCCGCCCTCTGCAGCGGCGCCCGCGCCGCCGTTCCCCCGATCCCCGGGCTGGAGGAGGCGGGATATCTCACCAATGAGACGGTCTTTTCGCTCACGAAGCTCCCGGCGACCTTGGCCGTGATCGGGGGCGGCCCGATCGGCTGCGAGTTGGCCCAAGCCTTCGCCCGCTTCGGGTCCACGGTGACCCTCGTCGAGCCGGGGGGGCAGCTTCTTGGCCGCGACGACCCGGATGCCGCCGCCATACTGCGGGATGCCTTTAGCCGCGAGGGGATCGCGCTGCACCTGGGGACGCAGGCGATCGCCGTGGAGCGACGCGGCGGCGTCACAGTCCTGCAGCTCGAGCGGGAAGGCGCGCGGTTCGAGGTCCCGGTCGAGGCTATCCTGGTCGCTGCCGGCCGCGCCCCCAACATCGAGGGGCTGGGGCTCGAGGCGGCGGGGATAGCCTGGGACCGAAACGGGGTCACGGTGAGCGAAACCCTGCAGACCTCCAACCCGCGGGTCTACGCGGCGGGTGACGTCTGCTCGCGCTTTCGCTTCACCCACACGGCGGACGCCCAGGCGCGCATCGTGATCGCCAACGCGCTCTTCAAGGGGCGCCGCAAGCACACCTCGCTCACCATCCCCTGGTGCACCTACACCGATCCCGAGGTCGCCCACGTGGGTATGTACCCGGCGGATGCCGCCGCCCGCGGCATCGAGGTCGACACGCTCACGGTCCCCTTCACGGAGGTGGACCGCGCCGTCCTGGACGGCGAGGAA
It encodes the following:
- a CDS encoding Thivi_2564 family membrane protein, whose amino-acid sequence is MPLVHVVLVLIVVGVLLWLVNTYIPMAGSIKSILNAVVVIVVVLWLLNVFGLMGNLTKLRVGK
- a CDS encoding sensor domain-containing protein, translating into MSGAVGTKSSPRIRSEKSSSKKVAKAARLPGKDLAAELKLYTDLYENAPVAHLTLDRFGVIHAVNLTGAEMLGVERAFLLGRNFADLFSESSRPPLAEFFERLLASNQRSSCNALLSDAGNALQQLRIEALPCRDGSEIRLALIGITESERAAKALQISEARYRGLFEAAKDGIMLVDAMTGEIYDVNPFLIEMLGYPREELVGRLLWEVPPLSTMAAGETEFAVLQHRDYLHNDDLRLVTRDGRSLIVEVVVTGYRIDRSKVLQFNIRDITVRKNAEDALLKSEEQCRTIVSNINEYVYSVRFEDGDIKSVYHSPKCLDITGYSPEEYYRDPLLWFTMIHEEDRNQVVQFLNSIFAGEDQDPIRHRIVHKDGSIRWILNNCAVQRTRKGNRVTISRLDGFILDITEIKRAEENIFFLAHHDPLTKLPNRSTLYARIEDVLRVAQKTRTSVALLFLDIDGFKQINDSMGHDVGDRLLQSVARKLGDCTRSCDVVARLGGDEFVVVLWDCGANQTSVVAEKIVNAGFPLQGTNVVVTPSIGISLYPEDGKDYLALLKHADIAMYHAKKCGGNNFQFFTHKLNEMAHERFALEAELRHALEHEEFVLHYQPKVDLATGHFRSMEALIRWQHPVRGLIMPEHFIQIAEESGLLHQISKWIIPTVCRQLRQWQQQGLGQVSAAVNLSASFFQHRDFEETIEASLLETGIPPESLELELTEATIMSDPQRVLGSMAAMKALGLQLSIDDFGTGYSSLSYLKKLPVDKLKIDQSFIRNIARDNDNAAVVRAVISIGRSMQLKVIAEGVENASQLAWLQAEGSEEAQGYYFSRPVPVQKMTALLKENANFLHNPRGRMQAKQL
- a CDS encoding response regulator transcription factor, yielding MKMKILIADDHAIVRQGLRALIDKEDDMMVNAEAGTGAEAIRLTREERPDIIVMDISMPDTNGIDATRSITTAFPEVKVLALSMESDRRFVVEVLKAGANGYVLKDAAFSELATAIRAVAAGETYLPARVTTLLIKEYLQRIPEDVPATYENLSTREREILQLIANGSNAKEIAFAFGVSVKTVENQRHSIMKKLDLFSVAELTKYAVRQGLTSLK
- a CDS encoding CsbD family protein, with the translated sequence MKPSTKEQGKGKMHELKGQVKETAGKATRNVSMEQQGRGEKITGKVEKNVGKAEKKLEK
- a CDS encoding lmo0937 family membrane protein, with product MLWTIVVILLVLWLLGLVTSYTLGGFIHLLLVIAIIIVILNLIQGRRPL
- a CDS encoding mercuric reductase encodes the protein MIDDLEVLPDTEENRLLAARVHPKGWQNPEPSGRYNLVVVGAGTAGLVCAAGAAGLGARVALIERGYLGGDCLNVGCVPSKGLLHAARAVFDARSGAAFGAGAGEGGDPDFGAAMERMRRLRADIGRHDAALRFRDELGVDVFFGAARFIAADRVEVAGAELSFARAALCSGARAAVPPIPGLEEAGYLTNETVFSLTKLPATLAVIGGGPIGCELAQAFARFGSTVTLVEPGGQLLGRDDPDAAAILRDAFSREGIALHLGTQAIAVERRGGVTVLQLEREGARFEVPVEAILVAAGRAPNIEGLGLEAAGIAWDRNGVTVSETLQTSNPRVYAAGDVCSRFRFTHTADAQARIVIANALFKGRRKHTSLTIPWCTYTDPEVAHVGMYPADAAARGIEVDTLTVPFTEVDRAVLDGEERGFARVHLKKGSDSILGATIVARHAGEMISEITLAIGSGLGLAAIGNTIHPYPTQSESWRKLADAYQRRRLTPLVQRILRAWLCWQRKW